The proteins below are encoded in one region of Brevundimonas fontaquae:
- a CDS encoding zinc-finger domain-containing protein: MPPRHSDAIIPPPEEIVVSTKRVACDGGGGALGHPLVYMDMGEDDFIECGYCDRRFVLSAQAHEENEYLSPAARAPEAH; this comes from the coding sequence ATGCCTCCCCGCCATTCCGACGCCATCATCCCGCCGCCCGAAGAGATCGTCGTCTCGACCAAACGCGTGGCCTGCGACGGCGGCGGCGGGGCCCTGGGTCATCCGCTAGTCTATATGGACATGGGTGAGGACGACTTCATCGAGTGCGGCTATTGCGACCGGCGTTTCGTCCTGTCGGCCCAGGCCCACGAAGAGAACGAATATCTGAGCCCCGCCGCCCGCGCGCCCGAGGCCCACTGA
- a CDS encoding cob(I)yrinic acid a,c-diamide adenosyltransferase, which produces MVTLNKIYTRTGDDGRTRLASGAPVSKSDARVEAYGAVDELNAVIGVARLNSGQNDRIDAMLGRIQNELFDLGADLATPLDPPPAWEALRIVESQVARLEQEIDWMNESLKALDSFILPGGAPLSAHLHVARTVCRRAEREAVRLIENGEAVNVEAVKYLNRLSDHLFVAARRANANGASDIKWKPGATR; this is translated from the coding sequence ATGGTGACGCTGAACAAGATCTACACTCGCACGGGTGATGACGGTCGCACGCGGCTGGCGTCTGGCGCGCCGGTGTCCAAGAGCGATGCCCGGGTCGAGGCCTATGGAGCGGTGGATGAGCTGAACGCGGTGATCGGGGTCGCCCGGCTGAACAGCGGTCAGAACGACCGGATCGACGCCATGCTGGGTCGGATTCAGAATGAGCTGTTCGACCTGGGCGCCGATCTGGCCACGCCTCTGGACCCGCCGCCGGCCTGGGAGGCCCTGCGCATCGTCGAGAGCCAGGTTGCGCGGCTGGAGCAGGAAATCGACTGGATGAACGAGAGCCTGAAGGCGCTCGACAGCTTCATCCTGCCGGGCGGCGCGCCCTTGTCGGCCCATCTGCATGTCGCGCGCACCGTCTGCCGACGGGCCGAACGCGAGGCGGTGCGTCTGATCGAGAACGGCGAGGCCGTGAATGTCGAGGCGGTCAAATATCTGAACCGCCTGTCCGACCATCTGTTCGTCGCCGCGCGGCGCGCCAACGCCAACGGGGCCAGCGACATCAAATGGAAGCCCGGCGCGACCCGCTAG
- a CDS encoding DUF6655 family protein: MTARTAALLTVAAVVLSACASTTESNTGRTATEQLLLARASDRAVEGLVLPLPTGASVFIDDAYFQGEGTRYAVSAIRGAISDAGFSLARNKDEANAVFEIRAGALSLEQMRRVFGIPEMRIPINETFNVVSLPELSVYSHRDRVGVAEFSGFLYEAKTGAPLGAVVPMIGTYRIRSHKAFMVVSWGQQQAQPGQRDPGSSWTEF, from the coding sequence ATGACGGCCCGGACGGCGGCTCTGCTGACGGTTGCGGCGGTCGTGCTGTCGGCCTGCGCCTCGACCACCGAAAGCAACACCGGCCGCACGGCGACGGAGCAACTGCTCTTGGCGCGCGCCTCGGACCGGGCGGTCGAGGGACTGGTCTTGCCATTGCCGACGGGCGCTTCGGTCTTCATCGACGACGCCTATTTCCAGGGCGAGGGCACACGCTACGCCGTCAGCGCGATACGCGGCGCGATCTCGGACGCCGGTTTCAGCCTGGCCCGCAACAAGGACGAGGCGAACGCCGTGTTCGAGATCCGCGCCGGCGCCCTGTCGCTGGAGCAGATGCGGCGCGTCTTCGGCATTCCCGAGATGCGGATCCCGATCAACGAGACCTTCAACGTCGTCTCCCTGCCGGAACTGTCGGTCTACAGCCACCGGGACCGGGTCGGGGTCGCCGAATTTTCCGGCTTCCTCTACGAAGCCAAGACCGGTGCGCCGCTGGGCGCGGTGGTGCCGATGATCGGCACCTATCGCATCCGCAGCCACAAGGCCTTCATGGTCGTGTCCTGGGGCCAGCAGCAGGCCCAGCCGGGTCAACGCGATCCGGGATCGAGCTGGACCGAATTCTGA
- a CDS encoding electron transfer flavoprotein subunit beta/FixA family protein, whose protein sequence is MKVLVPVKRVIDYNVKARVKADQSGVDLANVKMSMNPFDEIAVEEAVRLKEGKEHHAAGTATEIVVVSIGVTQAQETIRTALAMGADRGLLIQSDTDLEPLAVAKLLKAVVEEEKPDLVLMGKQSIDGDNNAVGQMLAALLDWPQATFAGKLAIDGGKATVTREVDGGLQTIAAELPAVVTVDLRLNTPRYASLPNIMKAKKKEIAMKAVADYGVDVADRLKVIKVTEPPKRSAGVKVADAAELVSKLKSAGAL, encoded by the coding sequence ATGAAGGTACTCGTCCCCGTCAAACGGGTGATCGACTATAACGTCAAGGCCCGCGTCAAGGCGGATCAGTCGGGCGTCGATCTGGCCAACGTCAAGATGAGCATGAACCCCTTCGACGAGATCGCCGTCGAAGAGGCGGTTCGTCTGAAGGAAGGCAAGGAACACCATGCCGCCGGCACCGCGACGGAAATCGTCGTGGTCTCAATCGGCGTCACCCAGGCGCAGGAAACCATCCGCACGGCGCTGGCCATGGGCGCGGATCGGGGTCTGCTGATCCAGTCGGACACGGATCTCGAGCCGCTGGCGGTCGCCAAGCTGCTGAAGGCGGTGGTCGAGGAAGAAAAGCCCGATCTGGTCCTGATGGGCAAACAGTCGATCGACGGCGACAACAATGCGGTCGGCCAGATGCTGGCCGCCCTGCTGGACTGGCCCCAGGCGACCTTCGCCGGGAAACTGGCGATCGACGGCGGAAAAGCCACGGTCACGCGCGAGGTCGATGGCGGCCTGCAGACGATCGCCGCCGAACTGCCGGCGGTGGTGACGGTGGACCTGCGGCTGAACACGCCGCGCTACGCCTCCCTGCCGAACATCATGAAGGCCAAGAAGAAGGAGATCGCCATGAAGGCGGTCGCCGATTACGGCGTCGATGTCGCCGACCGTCTGAAGGTCATCAAGGTCACCGAGCCGCCCAAACGGTCGGCCGGCGTCAAGGTGGCCGATGCGGCCGAACTGGTTTCCAAGCTCAAGTCTGCGGGAGCGCTGTAA
- a CDS encoding twin transmembrane helix small protein — MQIFDILIILAILAVTITLGFGLYSLFRGGDYASSHSNKLMRLRVGLQAVAVILLVVGMMWKATQGA, encoded by the coding sequence ATGCAGATTTTCGACATTCTGATCATCCTCGCGATTCTGGCCGTGACGATCACTCTGGGGTTCGGTCTCTATTCGCTGTTCCGGGGCGGGGATTATGCGAGCAGCCATTCCAACAAGCTGATGCGCCTGCGCGTCGGGCTTCAGGCGGTGGCCGTCATCCTGCTGGTCGTCGGCATGATGTGGAAGGCGACGCAGGGGGCCTGA
- a CDS encoding D-glycero-alpha-D-manno-heptose-1,7-bisphosphate 7-phosphatase, with protein sequence MTGRPAAFLDRDGVLIEDSGYPHRPEDLKLIPGAAAAVRRMNQAGYRTVIVTNQSGVARGLFSEETMNAFNDLLVARLTEEGAIIDGVYSAPFHPEAIEARYRHPDHPDRKPNPGMLLRAIEEHDLDPKQSFIIGDQKRDLQAGERAAVAGYLFEGGDLDAFVRDVVGL encoded by the coding sequence ATGACCGGCCGGCCCGCCGCCTTTCTGGATCGGGACGGGGTGCTGATCGAGGACAGCGGTTATCCGCATCGGCCTGAGGACCTGAAGCTGATCCCCGGCGCGGCGGCGGCGGTGCGGCGGATGAACCAGGCCGGCTATCGCACCGTGATCGTGACGAACCAGTCTGGCGTGGCGCGGGGCCTGTTCAGCGAAGAGACGATGAACGCCTTCAACGATCTGCTGGTCGCGCGACTGACCGAAGAGGGGGCGATCATCGACGGCGTCTATTCCGCGCCCTTCCATCCCGAAGCGATCGAGGCGCGTTATCGCCATCCCGACCACCCTGATCGCAAGCCCAATCCGGGCATGTTGCTGCGCGCCATCGAAGAGCATGATCTGGACCCGAAGCAGTCCTTCATCATCGGCGATCAGAAGCGGGATCTGCAGGCCGGAGAGCGGGCCGCGGTGGCGGGCTACCTCTTCGAAGGCGGCGATCTGGACGCTTTCGTGCGCGATGTGGTCGGTCTCTAG
- a CDS encoding DegT/DnrJ/EryC1/StrS family aminotransferase, with the protein MIPFIDLQAQRQRLGGKIEAAVQEAVVGGAWVMGPQVRQFEADLAAFGQAKHALGCGNGTDALILPLIAWGVRTGDAVFCPSFTFTATAEVVPWLGASPVFVDVDAHTYNMDPAKLEAAIEAVKAEGRLTPRVVIAVDLFGQPADYPAIRAICDRHGLKLISDSAQGFGCTLNGDHPLKWADVTTTSFFPAKPLGCYGDGGAVLTDDDDLAQEMDSLRVHGKVVAKDLEAGAAAFAHDPKYLAMRIGMNSRLDTIQAAILIEKLKVFGQEIEWRNRIAARYNERLAPHVSAVPHVIDGGVSIWAQYTIEHEDRDGLAAHLKDQGVPTAVYYPVPMHMQPAYQRFPQGAGGLPVTERLRNRVLSLPMHADLDEATQDKVVAAVASYKG; encoded by the coding sequence ATGATCCCCTTCATAGACCTTCAGGCCCAGCGCCAGCGCCTCGGCGGCAAGATCGAGGCCGCCGTTCAGGAAGCCGTCGTCGGCGGCGCTTGGGTGATGGGCCCGCAGGTCCGCCAGTTCGAGGCCGACCTCGCCGCCTTCGGTCAGGCCAAACACGCCTTGGGCTGCGGCAACGGCACCGACGCCCTGATCCTGCCGTTGATCGCCTGGGGCGTTCGCACCGGCGACGCCGTCTTCTGCCCCAGCTTCACCTTCACGGCCACGGCCGAGGTTGTGCCGTGGCTGGGCGCCTCGCCCGTTTTCGTGGACGTTGACGCCCACACCTACAATATGGATCCGGCCAAGCTTGAGGCGGCCATCGAAGCGGTCAAGGCTGAAGGTCGCCTGACGCCCAGGGTGGTCATTGCCGTCGATCTGTTCGGTCAGCCGGCCGACTATCCCGCCATCCGCGCCATATGCGACCGCCATGGGCTGAAGCTGATCTCGGATTCGGCGCAGGGCTTCGGCTGCACCCTGAACGGCGACCATCCGCTGAAGTGGGCCGATGTCACCACGACCAGCTTCTTCCCGGCCAAGCCCCTGGGCTGCTACGGCGACGGCGGTGCGGTGCTGACCGACGACGACGATCTGGCTCAGGAAATGGATTCCCTGCGCGTGCACGGAAAGGTCGTCGCCAAGGACCTGGAGGCCGGCGCCGCCGCCTTCGCCCACGACCCCAAATATCTGGCGATGCGCATCGGCATGAACAGCCGGCTGGACACCATCCAGGCCGCCATCCTGATCGAGAAGCTGAAGGTCTTCGGTCAGGAGATCGAATGGCGCAACCGGATCGCCGCCCGCTACAACGAACGCCTCGCGCCCCATGTCTCGGCCGTGCCCCACGTCATCGACGGCGGCGTCTCGATTTGGGCGCAGTACACGATCGAGCATGAGGATCGCGACGGTCTGGCCGCGCACCTGAAGGATCAGGGTGTGCCAACCGCCGTCTATTATCCGGTGCCGATGCACATGCAGCCGGCCTATCAGCGCTTCCCGCAGGGCGCGGGCGGGCTGCCGGTCACCGAACGGCTGAGGAACCGGGTCCTCAGCCTGCCGATGCACGCCGATCTGGACGAGGCGACCCAGGACAAGGTCGTCGCTGCCGTCGCCAGCTACAAGGGCTAA
- a CDS encoding AGE family epimerase/isomerase: MTTLSAARTRVSNWLFDHALPLWAERGVDADGRFFEQLDFDGRPVTGLGRRTRVQARQVYVFCEAAALGWAQGRAVAKAGLDQLIADRRRDDGLWVSATDDDGVVVDETPDLYDLAFVLFALAAAHRVLGDARARPLALETLAAIDRLMASSHWGWAEALPPCLPRRQNPHMHMLEAMLAWQAIAPDPAFEAAARVSLDLCKHRFLIDGAIREYFTEDWSADPATGYVIEPGHLEEWAWLLKQAGDDSDLATALHRRAAAQGYRDGFAIREIGPAGEVLDGGRRLWSQTEAIRTGLSFGDTGVSALIAAVFDTHLATAVPGLWVDSYDADCRSHDEAAPASSLYHLMTAFSELLRSDA; this comes from the coding sequence ATGACGACGCTTTCCGCCGCCCGGACCAGGGTCTCGAACTGGCTGTTCGACCATGCCCTGCCGCTGTGGGCCGAGCGGGGCGTGGACGCCGATGGGCGGTTCTTCGAGCAGCTGGATTTCGACGGCCGGCCGGTGACCGGTCTTGGTCGCCGCACGCGGGTTCAGGCACGCCAGGTCTATGTCTTCTGCGAAGCGGCCGCCTTGGGCTGGGCGCAGGGCCGTGCGGTGGCCAAGGCCGGGCTGGATCAACTGATAGCCGATCGCCGACGTGACGACGGCCTTTGGGTCTCGGCAACCGATGACGACGGCGTGGTGGTCGATGAGACGCCTGATCTTTACGACCTGGCCTTCGTCCTGTTCGCGCTCGCGGCGGCGCACCGCGTCCTGGGTGATGCGCGAGCGCGGCCTCTGGCGCTTGAGACGCTGGCTGCGATCGATCGGTTGATGGCGTCTTCGCATTGGGGATGGGCGGAGGCCCTGCCGCCATGCCTGCCGCGTCGGCAAAATCCTCACATGCATATGCTGGAGGCGATGCTGGCTTGGCAGGCGATTGCGCCCGACCCAGCGTTCGAAGCGGCGGCGCGGGTGTCGCTGGACCTGTGCAAACACCGCTTCCTGATCGACGGCGCGATCCGCGAATATTTCACCGAGGATTGGTCCGCCGATCCAGCGACAGGTTATGTGATCGAGCCAGGCCACCTCGAAGAATGGGCCTGGCTGCTTAAGCAGGCCGGGGACGATTCAGATCTGGCCACGGCGCTGCATCGTCGGGCGGCGGCGCAGGGTTATCGCGACGGATTCGCCATCCGTGAGATCGGCCCGGCGGGAGAGGTGCTGGATGGCGGGCGGCGTCTGTGGTCCCAGACCGAGGCCATTCGCACAGGGTTGAGTTTTGGCGACACCGGCGTTTCGGCACTGATCGCCGCCGTGTTCGACACGCATCTGGCGACCGCCGTGCCGGGCCTATGGGTGGACAGCTACGACGCCGACTGCCGCTCGCACGATGAAGCGGCGCCGGCGTCCAGCCTCTATCACCTGATGACCGCCTTTTCGGAATTGCTTCGGAGCGACGCATGA
- a CDS encoding alpha/beta fold hydrolase — translation MSAPYPFVERRWTSPDGLTLFARDYAPGPGVARPPVIAIHGLTRNSADFEAIAPLLAQSGRRVLAVDVRGRGLSDRAPDPMTYMPDVYARDVLALMEQAGIDRAVFIGTSMGGLITMALTAMRPKAVVAAILNDIGPEVAPEGLARIAAYSGQSVEIGSWADAAAYAKRINAVAFPHYRDADWDAFARRIFRQQPDGEIGLDYDPDIAVPIRAAGAKALVPNLWPMFRRLAKKKPTLLVRGAASDLLSADIAARMKKAAPTMTCVEVPGIGHAPMLDEADAKAAIFEFLAEVD, via the coding sequence ATGAGCGCGCCCTATCCATTCGTTGAACGCCGCTGGACCTCGCCGGATGGGCTCACGCTCTTTGCGCGGGATTATGCGCCCGGTCCCGGCGTCGCCCGCCCGCCCGTGATCGCCATCCACGGCCTGACCCGCAACAGCGCCGATTTCGAGGCCATCGCGCCGCTTCTGGCCCAGAGCGGCCGGCGGGTGTTGGCGGTGGATGTGCGAGGGCGCGGGCTGTCGGATCGTGCGCCCGACCCCATGACCTATATGCCCGACGTCTATGCGCGCGACGTGCTGGCCCTGATGGAACAGGCCGGGATCGATAGAGCGGTCTTCATCGGCACCTCTATGGGCGGGCTGATCACCATGGCGCTGACGGCGATGCGGCCCAAGGCGGTGGTCGCGGCGATCCTGAACGACATCGGGCCGGAGGTGGCGCCGGAAGGTCTGGCGCGCATCGCCGCCTACAGCGGCCAGTCCGTCGAGATCGGCTCCTGGGCCGATGCGGCGGCCTATGCAAAACGGATCAATGCGGTGGCGTTTCCGCACTATAGGGATGCGGACTGGGACGCCTTCGCCCGGCGAATTTTCCGCCAGCAGCCCGACGGCGAGATCGGGCTGGACTACGACCCCGACATCGCCGTGCCGATCCGCGCGGCCGGGGCCAAGGCGCTGGTCCCGAACCTGTGGCCCATGTTCCGACGCCTGGCGAAGAAGAAGCCGACGCTGCTGGTGCGGGGCGCTGCCTCGGATCTGCTGAGCGCCGACATCGCCGCGCGGATGAAGAAGGCGGCCCCGACCATGACCTGTGTCGAGGTTCCCGGCATCGGCCACGCGCCCATGTTGGACGAGGCCGACGCCAAGGCGGCGATCTTCGAATTCCTGGCCGAGGTCGATTAG
- a CDS encoding ABC transporter ATP-binding protein, with protein MSETLALPDNAIEVRGLKKTYAGSKKAAPKTALRGVDLVIPRGSVFGLLGPNGAGKSTLINILAGVVKKSEGSVTIWGRDIDKEPRDAAAALGVVPQEIVADVFFTPRESLEVQAGFYGVPKDERRSDELLAALGLSDKANAYVRALSGGMKRRLMVAKALVHNPPILILDEPTAGVDVELRRQLWAYVRRINEEGVTIVLTTHYLEEAQELCDTIAIVNRGEVVACEPTPQLLRRLDSRNVVVTPETPQATPPVLAGFEVTPRPGGAFAVAYKKGQSSVEQVINAVRAAGVTIADITTEDPDLEDVFLALTYGDTSRVDPTRD; from the coding sequence ATGTCAGAGACCCTCGCCCTGCCCGACAACGCCATCGAGGTGCGGGGACTGAAGAAGACCTATGCCGGGTCCAAAAAAGCTGCTCCCAAGACGGCCTTGCGCGGCGTCGATCTGGTCATTCCGCGCGGCTCAGTCTTCGGCCTGCTGGGCCCGAACGGCGCAGGCAAATCGACCCTGATCAACATCCTGGCCGGAGTGGTGAAGAAGTCCGAAGGCTCTGTGACCATCTGGGGCCGCGACATCGACAAGGAGCCGCGCGACGCCGCCGCCGCTCTGGGCGTCGTGCCGCAGGAGATCGTCGCCGACGTCTTCTTCACCCCGCGCGAATCGCTGGAGGTGCAGGCGGGCTTTTACGGCGTGCCTAAGGACGAGCGCCGGTCCGACGAACTTCTGGCCGCGCTCGGCCTGTCGGACAAGGCCAACGCCTATGTCCGCGCCCTGTCCGGCGGCATGAAGCGCCGCCTGATGGTGGCCAAGGCCCTGGTCCACAATCCGCCCATCCTCATCCTGGACGAGCCGACGGCCGGCGTGGACGTCGAACTGCGTCGCCAGCTGTGGGCCTACGTCCGCCGCATCAACGAAGAGGGGGTGACCATCGTCCTGACCACCCACTATCTCGAGGAGGCCCAGGAGCTTTGCGACACCATCGCCATCGTCAACCGGGGCGAGGTGGTGGCCTGCGAGCCGACGCCGCAGCTATTGCGCCGTCTGGACAGCCGCAATGTCGTTGTGACCCCGGAAACGCCCCAGGCGACGCCGCCGGTGCTGGCCGGTTTCGAGGTTACGCCTCGTCCGGGCGGCGCCTTCGCGGTCGCCTATAAGAAGGGGCAGTCGTCGGTCGAGCAGGTCATCAATGCCGTGCGCGCCGCCGGCGTCACCATCGCCGACATCACCACCGAAGATCCGGACCTGGAAGACGTCTTCCTGGCCCTGACCTACGGCGACACGTCACGGGTCGACCCGACCAGGGACTAA
- the polA gene encoding DNA polymerase I, producing the protein MTETTAHENPETERQMTQDGPALRLWMIDASAYIFRAYHALPPLTRKSDGLPVGAVQGYCNMLWKLLKDMKGADGPTHLVAIFDHSEKTFRNTLYDQYKAHRPPPPEDLVPQFPLVREATAAFGVHCVELPGYEADDLIATYACKARDAGGEAVIVSSDKDLMQLIGGGVVMWDPMKDRRLAEPEVFEKFGVAPEKMVDLQALIGDSVDNVPGAPGIGPKTAAQLLDEYGDLDTLLANAGEIKQPKRRQTLIDFADQIRLSRELVRLTCDAPAPEAIDDFAVRDPDPAILSAFLETMEFRSLQRRVGDGKAGPSDVSAFAPKRATNLNAPVATPRYGQVVEGPAEVQTFDHAAYECVQTEEALDRWIARATEVGVVGFDTETDTLSATHAGLCGVSLAVGPNEACYIPLTHEHEPQSGEGGLFGETGEAPEPIHQLDKPTTLAKLKTLLEDPSVLKVLQNAKYDIAVMVRRGIRVAPYDDTMLVSYVLEGGLHGHGMDELARLHLGHEPIPFKSVAGTGKSQKSFKHVALKPASEYAAEDADVTLRLWRILKPRLAREGLSTVYETLERGMPTVLADMELNGVRIDPDRLKRLSSEFGLRMAELEAQAHEIAGRPFNIGSPRQIGEILFGELNLPGGKKTASGQWGTDASVLEELALSHDLPRAILDWRQLSKLKGTYTDALTAAADPKTDRVHTSYQLAAATTGRLASSDPNLQNIPIRTETGREIRQAFIAAPGNVLISADYSQIELRLLAHIGDIPELKRAFKAGLDIHAATASEMFGVPVEGMPSETRRRAKAINFGIVYGISAFGLANQLGIDQGEAGAYIKTYFERFPGIRAYMDKTKAEVRQTGFVSTVFGRRIHIPAIHSKSGAERQFGERAAINAPIQGAAADIIRRAMIRMPAALTNAGLSTRMLLQVHDELVFEAPEAEADRAIAVIKRVMENASDPAVALSVPLVVDARAASNWDAAH; encoded by the coding sequence ATGACCGAGACGACCGCGCACGAAAATCCAGAGACCGAACGCCAGATGACGCAGGACGGCCCTGCGCTGCGTCTGTGGATGATCGACGCCTCGGCCTACATCTTTCGCGCCTATCACGCCCTGCCGCCATTAACGAGAAAGTCCGACGGCCTGCCGGTCGGCGCGGTCCAAGGCTACTGCAACATGCTGTGGAAGCTGCTGAAGGACATGAAGGGCGCCGATGGTCCGACGCACCTGGTGGCCATCTTCGACCACTCGGAAAAGACGTTCCGCAACACCCTGTACGATCAGTACAAGGCCCATCGCCCGCCACCGCCCGAGGATCTGGTCCCGCAGTTTCCGCTGGTGCGCGAGGCGACGGCGGCGTTCGGCGTGCATTGCGTCGAACTGCCCGGCTACGAGGCCGACGACCTGATCGCGACCTATGCCTGCAAGGCGCGCGATGCGGGCGGGGAGGCGGTGATCGTCTCGTCGGACAAGGACCTGATGCAGCTGATCGGCGGCGGCGTCGTGATGTGGGATCCGATGAAGGACCGGCGTCTGGCCGAGCCTGAGGTCTTCGAAAAGTTCGGCGTTGCGCCTGAGAAGATGGTCGATCTGCAGGCCCTGATCGGCGACAGCGTCGACAACGTCCCCGGCGCGCCAGGCATCGGACCAAAGACGGCGGCGCAGCTGCTGGACGAATACGGCGATCTGGACACCCTGTTGGCCAATGCCGGTGAGATCAAACAGCCCAAGCGCCGCCAGACTCTGATCGACTTCGCCGACCAGATCCGTCTGTCGCGCGAGCTGGTGCGCCTGACCTGCGATGCGCCGGCGCCCGAGGCGATCGACGATTTCGCCGTGCGCGATCCCGATCCCGCGATCCTGTCGGCCTTTCTGGAGACGATGGAGTTCCGCTCGCTGCAGCGCCGCGTCGGCGACGGCAAGGCCGGGCCCAGCGACGTCTCGGCCTTTGCGCCCAAGCGCGCGACGAACCTGAACGCGCCGGTCGCGACCCCTCGCTACGGCCAGGTCGTCGAAGGCCCGGCCGAGGTTCAGACCTTCGATCACGCGGCTTACGAATGCGTCCAGACCGAAGAGGCGCTGGATCGCTGGATCGCGCGCGCGACCGAGGTCGGCGTAGTCGGCTTCGACACCGAGACCGACACGCTGTCGGCGACCCACGCGGGTCTGTGCGGCGTGTCGTTGGCGGTGGGGCCGAACGAGGCCTGCTACATCCCCCTGACGCACGAGCACGAGCCGCAGTCCGGCGAGGGCGGACTATTTGGCGAAACGGGCGAGGCGCCCGAGCCGATCCATCAGCTGGACAAGCCCACGACCCTGGCGAAGCTGAAGACGCTGCTGGAAGACCCGTCGGTCCTGAAAGTGCTTCAGAACGCCAAATACGACATCGCCGTCATGGTGCGTCGGGGCATCCGCGTCGCGCCCTATGACGACACCATGCTGGTCTCCTATGTGCTGGAGGGCGGACTGCACGGGCACGGCATGGACGAGTTGGCGCGCCTGCACCTGGGCCACGAGCCGATCCCGTTCAAGAGCGTGGCGGGTACGGGCAAGAGCCAGAAATCCTTCAAGCACGTCGCGCTGAAACCCGCCTCGGAATATGCCGCCGAGGATGCGGATGTGACCCTGCGGCTATGGCGCATTCTGAAACCCCGTCTGGCACGTGAGGGCCTGTCCACCGTCTATGAAACGCTGGAGCGCGGCATGCCCACGGTGCTGGCGGACATGGAGCTGAACGGGGTTCGCATCGATCCCGACCGGCTGAAGCGGCTATCCAGCGAGTTCGGCTTGCGCATGGCCGAGCTGGAGGCTCAGGCCCATGAGATCGCCGGGCGCCCCTTCAACATCGGCTCGCCGCGCCAGATCGGCGAGATCCTGTTCGGCGAACTGAACCTGCCAGGCGGCAAGAAGACCGCCTCGGGTCAGTGGGGCACCGACGCCAGCGTGCTGGAGGAACTGGCGCTCAGCCACGATCTGCCGCGCGCGATCCTGGACTGGCGCCAGCTGTCGAAGCTGAAGGGCACATACACGGACGCCCTGACCGCGGCGGCCGATCCCAAGACCGACCGCGTTCACACCAGCTATCAACTGGCCGCCGCCACCACGGGCCGCCTGGCGTCCAGCGATCCCAACCTGCAGAACATCCCGATCCGCACCGAGACCGGCCGAGAGATCCGCCAGGCCTTCATCGCTGCGCCCGGCAATGTCCTGATCAGCGCCGACTACAGCCAGATCGAGCTGCGCCTGCTGGCCCATATCGGCGACATCCCCGAGCTGAAGCGCGCCTTCAAGGCGGGGCTCGACATTCACGCCGCAACGGCGTCGGAAATGTTTGGTGTGCCGGTCGAGGGCATGCCGTCCGAGACCCGCCGTCGCGCCAAGGCGATCAACTTCGGCATCGTTTACGGCATTTCGGCCTTCGGCCTGGCCAATCAGCTGGGCATCGATCAGGGCGAGGCGGGGGCCTATATCAAGACCTATTTCGAACGGTTCCCGGGCATCCGCGCCTACATGGACAAGACCAAGGCCGAGGTGCGCCAGACGGGCTTCGTCTCCACCGTCTTCGGCCGCCGAATCCACATCCCGGCCATTCACTCCAAGTCCGGCGCCGAGCGCCAGTTCGGCGAGCGCGCCGCCATCAACGCCCCGATCCAGGGCGCGGCCGCCGACATCATTCGCCGCGCCATGATCCGCATGCCCGCCGCCCTGACCAACGCAGGCCTCAGCACGCGCATGCTGCTTCAGGTCCACGACGAACTGGTGTTCGAGGCGCCGGAAGCCGAGGCCGACCGCGCCATCGCCGTCATCAAACGCGTGATGGAAAACGCGTCGGATCCGGCCGTGGCGTTGTCAGTGCCGCTGGTGGTGGATGCCCGCGCGGCGTCGAACTGGGACGCCGCGCACTAG
- a CDS encoding VOC family protein, whose amino-acid sequence MRYLHTMVRVKDIDASLHFYCDLLGLQEVRRTENEAGRFTLVFLAAPENLEQSAAERCPEVELTFNWDPEEYQGGRNFGHLAYKVDDIYAACQTLMDGGVTINRPPRDGNMAFVRSPDGISIELLQEGAPLAPAEPWASMPNVGAW is encoded by the coding sequence TTGCGCTATCTGCACACCATGGTCCGGGTAAAGGACATCGACGCCTCGCTGCACTTCTATTGCGACCTTCTGGGTCTGCAGGAGGTGCGCCGCACCGAGAACGAGGCGGGCCGGTTCACGCTCGTGTTTCTCGCCGCGCCCGAGAATCTGGAACAGTCGGCGGCGGAACGCTGCCCCGAGGTCGAACTGACCTTCAACTGGGATCCGGAAGAGTATCAGGGCGGCCGCAACTTCGGTCACTTGGCCTATAAGGTCGATGACATCTACGCCGCCTGCCAGACGCTGATGGACGGCGGGGTGACGATCAACCGTCCGCCGCGCGACGGCAACATGGCCTTCGTCCGCTCGCCCGACGGCATCTCCATCGAATTGCTCCAGGAAGGCGCGCCGCTGGCGCCGGCCGAGCCCTGGGCCTCCATGCCGAACGTCGGCGCCTGGTGA